The Chloroflexota bacterium DNA segment CTCCTTCGCCGTTGACGGCCTCAAGGGTTTGCGCAACCCCATCGGTATGCACGCCCTCCGTATCGACGTTGAGACCGTGTGCGTGACCGCAGAGGCCGCCTCCATCAACGCTCTCGTCAGCGCTGTCGAAAGCGCCCGCGTCCGCGTCGACGGCATAGTCGCCGGCCCCGTCGCCACGGCCGAGGGCGTCCTTTCGCCCGACGACATGGAGCGCGGCGTGGCCCTCATGGACATCGGCGGAGGCGTCACAACTGTGGCCGTCTTTCGCAACGGCGCCCTCTGGAACGCCGGCGTCCTGCCGCTGGGCGGCAACCAGTTCACCACGGACCTTTCGCTCGCCCTGAACATCGCACCCGAGACCGCCGAGGATCTGAAGGTCCGCTACGGCCAGGCCGCCCTCGACGTCACGGGCGACGAGTCCGTCGAGATCGAGTCCCCCGCCGACCAGCGCCTGGTTCGCGTCGAGCGGCGTGTCATCGCCCGTTACCTTCACGAGCGCGCCGGCGAGCTCTTCCGCTTCGCCGGCCGGAAGCTGAACGAGTTCGGCTTCCCAAACCTGCCCCCGGCCGGCCTCGTGTTGACCGGCGGAGGTTCCACCCTGCGCGGCATTGAACGCGTGGCGCGCCAACAGCTCGGCGCACCGGTGCGTTTCGCTTTCCCGGAGGACCCGGACCTGCCTTATGACCTGCGCGATCCCGCCTTCTCCGCCGGCGTCGGCGCCCTGCATTGGGCCTCCCGTCAGCCGGAGACATCCATGCGGGATGGCGGCAGAAGACAGAAATTTAACACCACCTACGCTCAGGCCAACGCCGGTCCCCTGAGCCGGCTCAAGGACCGCATGAGCAAGGTTGCCCAGTAGGCGGCCGCTGGCAAAGCGAGAGAGGAAGGAGATCCCAATGGCAGAGTTCCCATACCAGCCCAACGAATTCGCAAACAGCAACAACGCGCCTCTGATCAAGGTGGTTGGCGCGGGCGGCGGCGGCTCCAATGCCGTCAACCGCATGTTCCGCACGCCCATCCCTGGCATCGACTACGTCGTCGTCAACACGGACTCCCAGGCGCTCCAGCGCTGCGATGTCCCAATGCGCGTACAGATGGGCGAGCGCCTCACCCGTGGCCTTGGGGTCGGTGGAGACCCCGAGACCGGCCGCCTCGCCGCCGAGGAGAGTCGCGAGCACCTCACCGAGCTTATCAAGGGTGCGGACATGGTCTTCGTGGCCGCCGGCATGGGCGGCGGCACCGGCACCGGCTCCGCCCCCGTTGTCGCAGAGCTCGCCCGAGAGGCCGGCGCCCTTACCGTCGCCGTCGTCACCAAGCCCTTCTCGTTTGAGGGCGCCCACCGCCGCCGCCACGCTGACGAAGGCATCCAGCGGCTGCGCGACAAGGTCGATTCCCTCATCGTCATTCCCAACGATCGCCTCAGCGCCATCAGCGGCGAGGAAGTCACCATCTCCAACGCCTTCTCGATGGCCGATGACGTCCTGCTGCAGGCCGTTCAGTCCATCGCCGAGCTGGTGACCGTCCCCGGCGAGATCAACCTGGACTTCGCCGACGTGAAGACCGTCATGTCCCACGCCGGACCCTCCTGGCTCGGCATCGGCACCGGCTCCGGCGACCGCCGCGCCATCGTGGCCGCCCGCGCCGCCGTGTCCTGCCCGCTCCTCGAGGTTTCCATCGAGGGCGCACGGGGCGTCCTGTTCAACATCACCGGCGGCACCAACCTCACCCTGGCAGAGGTCCAAAGTGCTGCCGATGCCATTAGCGAAGTCGTTGACCCTGACGCGAACATCTTCTTCGGCATGGCCACGGACCCCAGCATGGAAGACGATGTCCGCCTCACCATCATTGCCACGGGTTTTCCAACCCCGGACGTCCTGGTGCCCACCCACGCCGACGCTATTTCCGGCACGGAGGACCAGGACTTTGACATTGATCTACCGCCGTTCTTGCGGAACGCCCCCTCCCTAGCTCGTAACCGGGTCACATCCCGGATCAACGGGCTATAACCTCCACCCCTCTCAAACGCCCGATTCATCGGGCCCCTCCCTCGCCACCGGGCCGCCCTGCCAACCAGGGCGGCCCGCTTACGTCAGCACAAGGGCGGCCCGCAGACGCCCCTGCCAACCAGGGCGGCCCGCTTACGTCTCCCCTTCCCCGAGGGCTCAAGGCACAGTGGCTCAACGACGTCAAGACCATCTTCTTGCCACCAACCCGCACCCTTGCCGCCTAGCAGTCCACACCTTGCCGGGGTAACATTAGGGGAGAAGACCAGCGCGCCCGCCGATGCCCTCGGCATGCGCGCGGCACATTCGCCCAAGGGCCGGCCGCGCCGCCCCTCAACCCCGCTCGCGACGCCGGCTGCGTGAGGAGCGCTCTATGCCGGACGGCAACCTGGACACCCTCTGCATCAACACCCTGCGCCTGCTCGCCGCCGACGCGGTGCAGCAGGCGGGCAACGGTCACCCCGGCGGCCCCATGGGCCAGGCCGCCATGGCCTACACCCTCTGGGACCGCTTCCTCAAGCACAACCCGACGGACCCCAACTGGCATGACCGCGATCGATTCGTCCTCTCCGCCGGCCACGCCTCCATGCTCCTCTACGGCCTGCTCCACCTTACCGGCTACGACCTATCCCTCGACGAGATCAAACGCCTGCGACAGTGGGGCAGCATCACGCCCGGCCACCCTGAGCGCGGCTTGACCCCCGGCGTCGAGGTCACCACCGGCCCCCTCGGCCAGGGTTTCGCCCACGCCGTCGGCATCGCCATCGCGGAGCAGTGGCTCGCAAGTCACTACAACCGCCCTGGCCACACCGTCATCGACCACAACACCTACGTCGTCGCCTCCGACGGCGACCTCATGGAGGGTGTCACCGCCGAGGCCGCGTCCCTCGCCGGCCACCTCGGCCTCGGCAAGTTCATCGTCCTCTACGACGATAACGAGATATCCATCGAGGGCTCCACCGACCTCGCCTTCACCGAGGACGTGCCCGCCCGCTTCCGCGCCTACGGCTGGCACGTCGTCGACGTCGAGCAGGGCATGGAGCCCGACGCCGTCCACACCGGCCTCCGCGAGGCCCTCGCCGTCACGGACCGCCCCAGCATGGTCGTCTGCCACACCGTCATCGGTTTCGGCAGCCCCAACAAGGGCGGCACCGCCGCCGCACACGGCGCCGCTCTCGGTGCTGACGAGGTCACGCTGACCAAGGAGGCCCTCGGCTGGACTTACGAGGAGCCCTTCACGACGCCGCAGGAGGCCCTCGACGTGTACCGGCAGGCCATCCCCCGCGGCCAGCAGGCGCAAAGCGAGTGGGAGGAGCGCTTCTCCGCTTATCGCGAGGCCTACCCCGACCTCGCCGCCGAGCTCGAGCGTGCGTGGGCTGGCGAGCTTCCCGGTGGCTGGAGCGCCGACGCCGACGCCCTTTTCAACCCCGGCGATAAGCCTGTCTCGACGCGGGAGGCATCCGGCCGCACCCTCAACGCCATCGTGCAACACGTCCACGGCCTCGTCGGCGGCTCCGCCGATCTCGCACCCTCCAACAACACCCGTCTCGGCGACCGCGGCGACTTCTCCGCCGCTGAACGCACCGCCAACAACCTCCACTTCGGCGTCCGAGAGCACGCCATGGGGGCCGTAGCCAACGGCATGGCCCTCCACGGCGGCCTAGTGCCCTACACCGGCACCTTCCTGACCTTCTCCGACTACATGCGGCCGCCCATTCGCCTCGCCGCCCTCATGGGCATCCGCGTGGTCTACGTCTTCACCCACGACTCCATCGGCCTTGGCGAGGACGGCCCCACGCACCAACCCATCGAGCACCTCGCGGCCCTGCGCGCCATCCCCAACCTGACCGTCGTGCGGCCAGCCGACGCCACCGAGACCGTGGAGGCATGGAAGGCCGCCATCGAGCGCTCGGACGGCCCGACGCTCATGACCCTGAGCCGCCAGAACCTGCCCGTGCTGGACCGCTCCGTGCTTCCCCCCGCATCCGGCCTCCGGCGCGGCGGCTATGTCCTCTGGGAGAGCGGCCCAACGCCCGAGGTCATCATCATCGGCACCGGTTCTGAGGTGCAGGTCGCCCTCGACGCCGGTCGCCTCCTCCACGAGCGCGGCGCCGCCGTCCGCGTCGTCTCGCTCCCCTCGTGGGAGCTCTTCGACGCCCAGTCGCAGGACTACCGCGACAGCGTCCTCCCGCCGGAGGTCACTGCCCGCGTCTCCGTCGAGGCCGCGTCCTCCTTCGGCTGGGAGCGCCACGTCGGCGCCCGCGGCCGCATCGTCGGCATAG contains these protein-coding regions:
- the ftsA gene encoding cell division protein FtsA, encoding MAKDVTIAVIDAGTSKVLTLIGRHNGMDRAEVLGAGLAPTAGIRKGVVVDAGAARESIRESMEDARIAAGVLAPSAFIIVSSGHLEAHSCWSTLHSMGQDAAITEAELDRAVDAARPEGLSSRQEVLHKLPRSFAVDGLKGLRNPIGMHALRIDVETVCVTAEAASINALVSAVESARVRVDGIVAGPVATAEGVLSPDDMERGVALMDIGGGVTTVAVFRNGALWNAGVLPLGGNQFTTDLSLALNIAPETAEDLKVRYGQAALDVTGDESVEIESPADQRLVRVERRVIARYLHERAGELFRFAGRKLNEFGFPNLPPAGLVLTGGGSTLRGIERVARQQLGAPVRFAFPEDPDLPYDLRDPAFSAGVGALHWASRQPETSMRDGGRRQKFNTTYAQANAGPLSRLKDRMSKVAQ
- the ftsZ gene encoding cell division protein FtsZ; translated protein: MAEFPYQPNEFANSNNAPLIKVVGAGGGGSNAVNRMFRTPIPGIDYVVVNTDSQALQRCDVPMRVQMGERLTRGLGVGGDPETGRLAAEESREHLTELIKGADMVFVAAGMGGGTGTGSAPVVAELAREAGALTVAVVTKPFSFEGAHRRRHADEGIQRLRDKVDSLIVIPNDRLSAISGEEVTISNAFSMADDVLLQAVQSIAELVTVPGEINLDFADVKTVMSHAGPSWLGIGTGSGDRRAIVAARAAVSCPLLEVSIEGARGVLFNITGGTNLTLAEVQSAADAISEVVDPDANIFFGMATDPSMEDDVRLTIIATGFPTPDVLVPTHADAISGTEDQDFDIDLPPFLRNAPSLARNRVTSRINGL
- the tkt gene encoding transketolase, which translates into the protein MPDGNLDTLCINTLRLLAADAVQQAGNGHPGGPMGQAAMAYTLWDRFLKHNPTDPNWHDRDRFVLSAGHASMLLYGLLHLTGYDLSLDEIKRLRQWGSITPGHPERGLTPGVEVTTGPLGQGFAHAVGIAIAEQWLASHYNRPGHTVIDHNTYVVASDGDLMEGVTAEAASLAGHLGLGKFIVLYDDNEISIEGSTDLAFTEDVPARFRAYGWHVVDVEQGMEPDAVHTGLREALAVTDRPSMVVCHTVIGFGSPNKGGTAAAHGAALGADEVTLTKEALGWTYEEPFTTPQEALDVYRQAIPRGQQAQSEWEERFSAYREAYPDLAAELERAWAGELPGGWSADADALFNPGDKPVSTREASGRTLNAIVQHVHGLVGGSADLAPSNNTRLGDRGDFSAAERTANNLHFGVREHAMGAVANGMALHGGLVPYTGTFLTFSDYMRPPIRLAALMGIRVVYVFTHDSIGLGEDGPTHQPIEHLAALRAIPNLTVVRPADATETVEAWKAAIERSDGPTLMTLSRQNLPVLDRSVLPPASGLRRGGYVLWESGPTPEVIIIGTGSEVQVALDAGRLLHERGAAVRVVSLPSWELFDAQSQDYRDSVLPPEVTARVSVEAASSFGWERHVGARGRIVGIDHYGASAPGGELFKQFGFTAERVAGEAAALLQQVTA